One Panicum virgatum strain AP13 chromosome 3N, P.virgatum_v5, whole genome shotgun sequence DNA segment encodes these proteins:
- the LOC120665519 gene encoding uncharacterized protein LOC120665519 isoform X2 — protein sequence MVSGWTKKKMTTMSLHKWRAAVLAVPFVVAGCAAAEAGGPRRILVDTDTDTDDLLALLYILKQNRSEFDLKAVTINANAWSDAGHAVNHMYDMLYMMGRDDIPVGVGGDGGISNSDTIHPNVGGYLPLIDQGMSRIGGCRYRQAIPLEGGGRLDVNTNFGIRRGFLPQGHRRYTPLHQPTAQQVMIGTISAGPTAVILIGAHTNFAIFLMTHPHLKRNVEHIYIMGGGVRSKNPTGCCPKNATTSCMPEQCGDHGNLFTSYSTNPNAEFNIFGDPFAAYQVFHSGIPITLVPLDATNTIPINEEFFNEFQRHQSTYEAQYCFKSLKMARDTWFNDQFYTSYFMWDSFTSGVAISSMRNDKNGEFGNDFAELQYMNVTVITSNKPYGVHDGSNPLFDGRTTPKFGLQKGGVHSGHVQTGITDSFCRIKGSNKGRCEDGYTKEVSGPESVNIRVAMKAKPNVDTNSSLDREFFKSFLEALNGLENSGSFDFKAQFPFYREILYKPDFEHKNLGRPVIVDMDMSPGDFMSLIYLLKAPIEVIDVKGILVSGNGWANVASIDIIYDILHMMGRDDIPVGRGNTTALGTPSLGCHYVSIIPQGSGGLIDSDTLYGLARSLPRSPRRYTAENSVKYGAPRNTDHPELRQPLAFEVWQTIKEQLDPNEKITILTNGPLTNLANIVLSDRDAISVIEVYVVGGHIVDKDDSKGNVFTVPSNRYAEFNMFLDPLAAKTVLESSLDIALIPLSCQRKAASFASILKALMHADHTPESSFVHRLLLLLHDLQLKHRLYRHMDMFLGEVLGAVYLVEGLNIKPYLRPKPISIVANSTASTNGQIFVDKLSASSVEVLADFSTEEYYSRLANSLGNKEQSAVIGSFEEQTAVWSRPPQN from the exons ATGGTGAGCGGGTggacgaagaagaagatgacgacGATGTCGCTCCATAAATGGAGGGCGGCGGTTCTGGCGGTCCCCTTCGTCGTCGccggctgcgcggcggcggaggctggtGGTCCGCGGCGGATCCTGGTGGACACGGACACGGACACCGACGACCTGCTGGCGCTGCTCTACATCCTCAAGCAGAACCGCTCCGAGTTCGACCTCAAG GCAGTAACCATCAATGCGAATGCGTGGAGCGATGCTGGACATGCTGTGAATCATATGTATGATATGCTCTATATGATGGGCCGTGATGACATTCCGGTTGGAGTCGGTGGTGATGGTGGAATATCAAATTCTGACACCATACATCCAAATGTCGGTGGTTATTTACCATTGATTGATCAG GGCATGTCAAGAATAGGAGGCTGCCGGTACAGGCAAGCTATTCCACTAGAAGGTGGTGGACGGTTGGATGTAAACACAAACTTTGGAATCAGAAGGGGTTTCCTTCCACAG GGTCACAGAAGATACACACCACTTCACCAACCTACAGCACAACAAGTAATGATAGGCACAATATCTGCTGGCCCTACAGCTGTTATTCTCATAGGAGCACATACGAACTTTGCCATTTTTCTCATGACACATCCACACCTGAAAAGAAATGTGGAGCACATATACATTATGGGTGGTGGAGTGAGATCGAAGAATCCTACAGGTTGCTGTCCAAAAAATGCTACCACATCATGTATGCCAGAGCAGTGTGGTGACCATGGTAACTTGTTTACTAGTTACTCTACTAATCCAAATGCAGAATTCAACATATTCGGAGATCCTTTTGCCGCATACCAG GTGTTTCATTCTGGCATTCCAATCACACTGGTTCCTCTTGATGCGACCAATACAATTCCAATCAATGAAGAATTCTTCAATGAATTCCAACGTCACCAAAGTACCTATGAGGCACAATACTGTTTCAAATCTTTAAAGATGGCTCGAGACACTTGGTTCAATGATCAATTCTACACA AGCTATTTTATGTGGGACTCCTTTACTTCTGGTGTTGCCATCTCCAGCATGCGCAATGATAAGAACGGTGAATTTGGAAATGATTTTGCTGAGCTTCAATATATGAACGTTACAGTTATAACTTCAAACAAACCATATGGTGTGCATGATGGCTCAAACCCATTATTTGATGGCCGCACCACTCCCAAGTTTGGTCTTCAAAAAGGCGGAGTTCATAGTGGTCATGTTCAAACTGGGATTACAGATAGCTTCTGTCGAATCAAGGGAAGTAATAAAGGAAGATGTGAG GATGGATACACTAAGGAAGTCTCTGGTCCAGAATCAGTCAACATTCGTGTTGCAATGAAGGCTAAGCCAAACGTGGATACGAATAGCTCTTTGGACAGGGAGTTTTTCAAGAGCTTCCTTGAG GCACTGAATGGTCTGGAGAACTCTGGCAGTTTTGACTTTAAAGCGCAATTCCCATTTTACAGAGAGATTCTTTACAAACCAGACTTTGAACACAAAAATTTGGGCAGACCTGTTATTGTTGACATGGACATGAGTCCCGGAGATTTTATGTCCCTAATATACCTCTTGAAGGCACCTATTGAAGTAATAGATGTAAAG GGGATTTTAGTTAGTGGCAATGGTTGGGCAAATGTTGCAAGCATTGATATTATTTATGACATTTTACATATGATGGGTCGCGATGACATTCCTGTTGGACGTGGTAATACCACTGCATTAGGTACTCCAAGTCTTGGTTGTCACTATGTCAGTATTATTCCCCAAGGTAGTGGAGGACTTATTGATTCGGACACTCTCTATGGACTAGCTCGATCATTGCCAAGAAGTCCTAGAAG GTATACTGCTGAAAATTCAGTAAAATATGGTGCTCCTAGAAACACTGACCATCCAGAACTTCGGCAGCCATTGGCTTTTGAAGTTTGGCAAACTATCAAAGAGCAGCTTGATCCAAATGAGAAGATCACTATTCTTACCAATGGACCTCTTACAAATTTGGCCAATATCGTGCTCTCTGACAGGGATGCAATTTCTGTAATAGAG GTTTATGTTGTTGGAGGCCATATCGTAGATAAGGATGATTCCAAGGGAAATGTGTTTACTGTTCCGTCAAACAGATACGCAGAGTTTAATATGTTTCTTGATCCGCTAGCTGCGAAAACAGTCCTGGAGTCCTCTCTGGATATCGCACTGATTCCTCTTAGCTGTCAAAGAAAAGCTGCTTCCTTTGCTTCTATCCTAAAAGCTTTAATGCATGCTGATCACACTCCTGAGTCAAGTTTTGTGCACCGCTTGTTGCTTTTGCTGCATGATCTTCAGCTGAAGCATCGGCTTTATCGCCACATG GATATGTTTCTGGGAGAAGTCCTTGGTGCTGTTTACTTGGTGGAGGGATTGAATATAAAACCATATTTGCGACCAAAGCCAATAAGCATTGTTGCCAACAGCACAGCAAGTACGAACGGGCAGATTTTTGTCGACAAGCTGAGTGCAAGTTCAGTGGAAGTATTAGCTGATTTCAGTACTGAAGAATATTACAGTCGGCTCGCCAATTCTTTAGGCAACAAAGAGCAATCTGCCGTTATTGGTAGTTTTGAAGAACAGACTGCAGTCTGGAGCAGGCCACCTCAGAATTGA
- the LOC120665519 gene encoding uncharacterized protein LOC120665519 isoform X6: MVSGWTKKKMTTMSLHKWRAAVLAVPFVVAGCAAAEAGGPRRILVDTDTDTDDLLALLYILKQNRSEFDLKAVTINANAWSDAGHAVNHMYDMLYMMGRDDIPVGVGGDGGISNSDTIHPNVGGYLPLIDQGMSRIGGCRYRQAIPLEGGGRLDVNTNFGIRRGFLPQGHRRYTPLHQPTAQQVMIGTISAGPTAVILIGAHTNFAIFLMTHPHLKRNVEHIYIMGGGVRSKNPTGCCPKNATTSCMPEQCGDHGNLFTSYSTNPNAEFNIFGDPFAAYQVFHSGIPITLVPLDATNTIPINEEFFNEFQRHQSTYEAQYCFKSLKMARDTWFNDQFYTSYFMWDSFTSGVAISSMRNDKNGEFGNDFAELQYMNVTVITSNKPYGVHDGSNPLFDGRTTPKFGLQKGGVHSGHVQTGITDSFCRIKGSNKGRCEDGYTKEVSGPESVNIRVAMKAKPNVDTNSSLDREFFKSFLEALNGLENSGSFDFKAQFPFYREILYKPDFEHKNLGRPVIVDMDMSPGDFMSLIYLLKAPIEVIDVKVLQVLVVTMSVLFPKVVEDLLIRTLSMD; the protein is encoded by the exons ATGGTGAGCGGGTggacgaagaagaagatgacgacGATGTCGCTCCATAAATGGAGGGCGGCGGTTCTGGCGGTCCCCTTCGTCGTCGccggctgcgcggcggcggaggctggtGGTCCGCGGCGGATCCTGGTGGACACGGACACGGACACCGACGACCTGCTGGCGCTGCTCTACATCCTCAAGCAGAACCGCTCCGAGTTCGACCTCAAG GCAGTAACCATCAATGCGAATGCGTGGAGCGATGCTGGACATGCTGTGAATCATATGTATGATATGCTCTATATGATGGGCCGTGATGACATTCCGGTTGGAGTCGGTGGTGATGGTGGAATATCAAATTCTGACACCATACATCCAAATGTCGGTGGTTATTTACCATTGATTGATCAG GGCATGTCAAGAATAGGAGGCTGCCGGTACAGGCAAGCTATTCCACTAGAAGGTGGTGGACGGTTGGATGTAAACACAAACTTTGGAATCAGAAGGGGTTTCCTTCCACAG GGTCACAGAAGATACACACCACTTCACCAACCTACAGCACAACAAGTAATGATAGGCACAATATCTGCTGGCCCTACAGCTGTTATTCTCATAGGAGCACATACGAACTTTGCCATTTTTCTCATGACACATCCACACCTGAAAAGAAATGTGGAGCACATATACATTATGGGTGGTGGAGTGAGATCGAAGAATCCTACAGGTTGCTGTCCAAAAAATGCTACCACATCATGTATGCCAGAGCAGTGTGGTGACCATGGTAACTTGTTTACTAGTTACTCTACTAATCCAAATGCAGAATTCAACATATTCGGAGATCCTTTTGCCGCATACCAG GTGTTTCATTCTGGCATTCCAATCACACTGGTTCCTCTTGATGCGACCAATACAATTCCAATCAATGAAGAATTCTTCAATGAATTCCAACGTCACCAAAGTACCTATGAGGCACAATACTGTTTCAAATCTTTAAAGATGGCTCGAGACACTTGGTTCAATGATCAATTCTACACA AGCTATTTTATGTGGGACTCCTTTACTTCTGGTGTTGCCATCTCCAGCATGCGCAATGATAAGAACGGTGAATTTGGAAATGATTTTGCTGAGCTTCAATATATGAACGTTACAGTTATAACTTCAAACAAACCATATGGTGTGCATGATGGCTCAAACCCATTATTTGATGGCCGCACCACTCCCAAGTTTGGTCTTCAAAAAGGCGGAGTTCATAGTGGTCATGTTCAAACTGGGATTACAGATAGCTTCTGTCGAATCAAGGGAAGTAATAAAGGAAGATGTGAG GATGGATACACTAAGGAAGTCTCTGGTCCAGAATCAGTCAACATTCGTGTTGCAATGAAGGCTAAGCCAAACGTGGATACGAATAGCTCTTTGGACAGGGAGTTTTTCAAGAGCTTCCTTGAG GCACTGAATGGTCTGGAGAACTCTGGCAGTTTTGACTTTAAAGCGCAATTCCCATTTTACAGAGAGATTCTTTACAAACCAGACTTTGAACACAAAAATTTGGGCAGACCTGTTATTGTTGACATGGACATGAGTCCCGGAGATTTTATGTCCCTAATATACCTCTTGAAGGCACCTATTGAAGTAATAGATGTAAAG GTACTCCAAGTCTTGGTTGTCACTATGTCAGTATTATTCCCCAAGGTAGTGGAGGACTTATTGATTCGGACACTCTCTATGGACTAG
- the LOC120665519 gene encoding uncharacterized protein LOC120665519 isoform X7, with amino-acid sequence MVSGWTKKKMTTMSLHKWRAAVLAVPFVVAGCAAAEAGGPRRILVDTDTDTDDLLALLYILKQNRSEFDLKAVTINANAWSDAGHAVNHMYDMLYMMGRDDIPVGVGGDGGISNSDTIHPNVGGYLPLIDQGMSRIGGCRYRQAIPLEGGGRLDVNTNFGIRRGFLPQGHRRYTPLHQPTAQQVMIGTISAGPTAVILIGAHTNFAIFLMTHPHLKRNVEHIYIMGGGVRSKNPTGCCPKNATTSCMPEQCGDHGNLFTSYSTNPNAEFNIFGDPFAAYQVFHSGIPITLVPLDATNTIPINEEFFNEFQRHQSTYEAQYCFKSLKMARDTWFNDQFYTSYFMWDSFTSGVAISSMRNDKNGEFGNDFAELQYMNVTVITSNKPYGVHDGSNPLFDGRTTPKFGLQKGGVHSGHVQTGITDSFCRIKGSNKGRCEDGYTKEVSGPESVNIRVAMKAKPNVDTNSSLDREFFKSFLENYTTISLYFFQLGASIG; translated from the exons ATGGTGAGCGGGTggacgaagaagaagatgacgacGATGTCGCTCCATAAATGGAGGGCGGCGGTTCTGGCGGTCCCCTTCGTCGTCGccggctgcgcggcggcggaggctggtGGTCCGCGGCGGATCCTGGTGGACACGGACACGGACACCGACGACCTGCTGGCGCTGCTCTACATCCTCAAGCAGAACCGCTCCGAGTTCGACCTCAAG GCAGTAACCATCAATGCGAATGCGTGGAGCGATGCTGGACATGCTGTGAATCATATGTATGATATGCTCTATATGATGGGCCGTGATGACATTCCGGTTGGAGTCGGTGGTGATGGTGGAATATCAAATTCTGACACCATACATCCAAATGTCGGTGGTTATTTACCATTGATTGATCAG GGCATGTCAAGAATAGGAGGCTGCCGGTACAGGCAAGCTATTCCACTAGAAGGTGGTGGACGGTTGGATGTAAACACAAACTTTGGAATCAGAAGGGGTTTCCTTCCACAG GGTCACAGAAGATACACACCACTTCACCAACCTACAGCACAACAAGTAATGATAGGCACAATATCTGCTGGCCCTACAGCTGTTATTCTCATAGGAGCACATACGAACTTTGCCATTTTTCTCATGACACATCCACACCTGAAAAGAAATGTGGAGCACATATACATTATGGGTGGTGGAGTGAGATCGAAGAATCCTACAGGTTGCTGTCCAAAAAATGCTACCACATCATGTATGCCAGAGCAGTGTGGTGACCATGGTAACTTGTTTACTAGTTACTCTACTAATCCAAATGCAGAATTCAACATATTCGGAGATCCTTTTGCCGCATACCAG GTGTTTCATTCTGGCATTCCAATCACACTGGTTCCTCTTGATGCGACCAATACAATTCCAATCAATGAAGAATTCTTCAATGAATTCCAACGTCACCAAAGTACCTATGAGGCACAATACTGTTTCAAATCTTTAAAGATGGCTCGAGACACTTGGTTCAATGATCAATTCTACACA AGCTATTTTATGTGGGACTCCTTTACTTCTGGTGTTGCCATCTCCAGCATGCGCAATGATAAGAACGGTGAATTTGGAAATGATTTTGCTGAGCTTCAATATATGAACGTTACAGTTATAACTTCAAACAAACCATATGGTGTGCATGATGGCTCAAACCCATTATTTGATGGCCGCACCACTCCCAAGTTTGGTCTTCAAAAAGGCGGAGTTCATAGTGGTCATGTTCAAACTGGGATTACAGATAGCTTCTGTCGAATCAAGGGAAGTAATAAAGGAAGATGTGAG GATGGATACACTAAGGAAGTCTCTGGTCCAGAATCAGTCAACATTCGTGTTGCAATGAAGGCTAAGCCAAACGTGGATACGAATAGCTCTTTGGACAGGGAGTTTTTCAAGAGCTTCCTTGAG AATTACACCACCATTAGCCTGTACTTTTTTCAACTTGGTGCTTCCATTGGATAA
- the LOC120665519 gene encoding uncharacterized protein C1683.06c-like isoform X8 produces MVSGWTKKKMTTMSLHKWRAAVLAVPFVVAGCAAAEAGGPRRILVDTDTDTDDLLALLYILKQNRSEFDLKAVTINANAWSDAGHAVNHMYDMLYMMGRDDIPVGVGGDGGISNSDTIHPNVGGYLPLIDQGMSRIGGCRYRQAIPLEGGGRLDVNTNFGIRRGFLPQGHRRYTPLHQPTAQQVMIGTISAGPTAVILIGAHTNFAIFLMTHPHLKRNVEHIYIMGGGVRSKNPTGCCPKNATTSCMPEQCGDHGNLFTSYSTNPNAEFNIFGDPFAAYQVFHSGIPITLVPLDATNTIPINEEFFNEFQRHQSTYEAQYCFKSLKMARDTWFNDQFYTL; encoded by the exons ATGGTGAGCGGGTggacgaagaagaagatgacgacGATGTCGCTCCATAAATGGAGGGCGGCGGTTCTGGCGGTCCCCTTCGTCGTCGccggctgcgcggcggcggaggctggtGGTCCGCGGCGGATCCTGGTGGACACGGACACGGACACCGACGACCTGCTGGCGCTGCTCTACATCCTCAAGCAGAACCGCTCCGAGTTCGACCTCAAG GCAGTAACCATCAATGCGAATGCGTGGAGCGATGCTGGACATGCTGTGAATCATATGTATGATATGCTCTATATGATGGGCCGTGATGACATTCCGGTTGGAGTCGGTGGTGATGGTGGAATATCAAATTCTGACACCATACATCCAAATGTCGGTGGTTATTTACCATTGATTGATCAG GGCATGTCAAGAATAGGAGGCTGCCGGTACAGGCAAGCTATTCCACTAGAAGGTGGTGGACGGTTGGATGTAAACACAAACTTTGGAATCAGAAGGGGTTTCCTTCCACAG GGTCACAGAAGATACACACCACTTCACCAACCTACAGCACAACAAGTAATGATAGGCACAATATCTGCTGGCCCTACAGCTGTTATTCTCATAGGAGCACATACGAACTTTGCCATTTTTCTCATGACACATCCACACCTGAAAAGAAATGTGGAGCACATATACATTATGGGTGGTGGAGTGAGATCGAAGAATCCTACAGGTTGCTGTCCAAAAAATGCTACCACATCATGTATGCCAGAGCAGTGTGGTGACCATGGTAACTTGTTTACTAGTTACTCTACTAATCCAAATGCAGAATTCAACATATTCGGAGATCCTTTTGCCGCATACCAG GTGTTTCATTCTGGCATTCCAATCACACTGGTTCCTCTTGATGCGACCAATACAATTCCAATCAATGAAGAATTCTTCAATGAATTCCAACGTCACCAAAGTACCTATGAGGCACAATACTGTTTCAAATCTTTAAAGATGGCTCGAGACACTTGGTTCAATGATCAATTCTACACA TTATAA